One window of the Thunnus albacares chromosome 3, fThuAlb1.1, whole genome shotgun sequence genome contains the following:
- the LOC122974511 gene encoding E3 ubiquitin-protein ligase TRIM21-like, protein MSAASCLRSEDQFLCCICLDVFTDPVSTSCGHNFCKNCITEHWNSNDQYLCPVCKEVFNKRPKLSVNTFISEMVSQFRQEAQQKASSSSSEQQAAKPGEVPCDVCTGTKLKALKSCLVCLTSYCETHLEPHLTVSRLKRHQLMDPVENLEDRMCMKHDKPLELFCKTDQTCVCMLCSVLDHKTHEFVPLEEEYEGKKAELGKTEAEIQQMIQKRQLKIQEIKHSVDLSKKAADREKAEGVQVFIALKESVERSLNELIETIEEKQRTTEKQAEDFIKELEQEISELMKRSSEVKQLSRSEDHLHLLQNFPSLKATQPTKDWTEVSVRPSYEGTVVRAVAQLEETLSKEMKKLLAEVELKRVQQYAVDVTLDPDTAHPKVILSDDEKQVNCGDVMKNLPNNPERFSPCVCVLGKQSFSSGRFYFEVQVKGKTDWDLGVARESINRKGNITLRPQDGYWTIWLRNGNEYSACNNPPVVLSLQSQLQKVGVFVDYEEGLVSFYDVDAAALIYSFTGCSFTEKLYPYFCPSPNFGGKNSAPLIICPVNQTE, encoded by the coding sequence atgtctgctgccagctgtctgcgatctgaagatcagtttctgtgctgcatctgtctggatgtgttcactgatccaGTCAGCACAtcatgtggacacaacttctgcaaaaactgcatcactgaACACTGGAACAGTAATGACCAGTACCTGTGTCCGGTGTGTAAAGAGGTTTTCAACAAAAGGCCTAAGTTGAGTGTGAATACTTTTATTTCTGAGATGGTTTCTCAGTTCAGAcaggaagctcaacagaaagccagcagcagcagctcagagcaacaagctgccaaaccaggagaagttccctgtgacgtctgtactggaaccaaactgaaggccctgaagtcctgtctggtatgtctgacctcctactgtgagactcacctggagccTCATCTGACAGTTTCACGTCTGAAAAGACATCAGCTGATGGACCCTGTGGAGAACCTGGAAGACAGGATGTGTATGAAGCACGATAAACCTCTGGAGCTGTTCTGTAAGACCGACCAgacatgtgtctgcatgctctgctctgttttagaccacaagacacatgagtttgttcctctggaagaagaatatgaaggaaagaaggcagagctggggaagacagaggctgaaattcagcagatgatccagaagagACAACTGAAGATTCAAGAGATCAAACACTCTGTTGACCTCAGTAAGAaagctgcagacagagagaaagcagaaggtGTTCAGGTCTTCATCGCTCTGAAGGAGTCTGTTGAGAGAAGCCTGAATGAGCTCATTGAGACGATTGAAGAGAAGCAAAGaacgacagagaaacaggctgaagacttcatcaaagagctggaacAGGAAATCTCTGAGCTGATGAAGAGAAGCTCTGAGGTGAAGCAACTCTCACGCTCTGaagaccacctccacctcctccaaaacTTCCCGTCCCTGAAAGCTACTCAACCcaccaaagactggacagaggtCAGCGTCCGTCCATCATATGAGGGGACTGTGGTGAGAGCTGTGgctcagctggaggagacgctcagtaaagagatgaagaagctgCTCGCTGAGGTCGAGCTGAAGAGGgtccagcagtatgcagtggatgtgactcttgATCCTGATACAGCACATCCTAAAgtcatcctgtctgatgatgagAAACAAGTAAATTGTGGTGATGTGATGAAGAATCTACCAAACAACCCAGAGAgattttctccttgtgtttgtgttttaggaaagcagagtttctcttcaggcagattttactttgaggttcaAGTTAAAGGGAAGACTGACTGGGATTTAGGAGTGGCCAGAGAGTCGATCAACAGGAAGGGAAACATCACACTGAGACCTCAGGATGGTTACTGGACTATATGGttgagaaatggaaatgagtaCAGTGCTTGTAATAACCCTCCAGTcgttctctctctgcagtctcaGCTTcagaaggtgggggtgtttgtggattatgaggaaggtctggtctccttttatgatgtagatgctgcagctcttatctactcctttactggctgctccttcactgagaaactctacCCATACTTCTGTCCCTCTCCTAATTTTGGTGGTAAAAACTCTGCCCCTCTGATCAtctgtcctgtcaatcaaactgagtAG